The genomic window GTGAACTAGAATGGGCAGACACCGGGACCCAAAAAGTGTGAAGATGAACGCAAACAGATGAAAGACCGCTTAACAGTGTAGCAATAGATCATTCAATACTTCTATTAGCTTAACTCCGAGTTTTCTCCACCTTGGCTTTAATCTTTTGCTCCAAGATTTCTAACTCTGTGTCCAGACTGAACATCCGATTGAGTGCATGCATATTTTTAAGGGTCTCATCAAGTGTTCTACTGTCACTGCCATCACATCTCAAGTGCTGCAATGGACCATGAAGCAGCTTGTTAACTATACCGCTGCTAAGCTCCTCTATGGCCCTTCTCATTTTCTTTGTCAAAGCATCATCACCGATCTTTTGTAAACACTTCTCAAGCTCTGAAGCCTTAATTCTATCAGCATAGGACCTTAATTTTTTGATAGTAGGGACAGTCTCCAGGGAGTCCTTCCATGCCTCAAACCGCTTTAATTCTTGAGTGATGATTGCTTGAGCCTCCATAGCTCTCCTCAGTCGATCTTCCTTGTTGGCTTCCACAACTTCCTTGAGGTCGTCGACATTATACACTCTTGCATATTCAAGATATGAAACACAGGATCCGACATTCCTAGGAACAGAGATGTCGATGAAAAGCCTTACAGCCCCAATAGCATGGCTCACAGGAGGAAGGCCTTCAACATGTTCTTTTAAAAATAATGGTGTCTCGGATGCTGTGCTGGTGAACACCACATCAGCTTCAGCAGCAGAGGGTAGCATGTCAGTGAAAGGTCTGAAGATTATTTCAACATCCTTCATTTCTTCATGTATAGCATCTACCTTTTCCACTGACCGATTTACAACCATGATCCTTTTGCATCCCTTTGCAACAAGATGTTTGATCACAAGTTTCCCCATCTTGCCAGCTCCGATAACCAGCATCCTGGCAGATGGCAAGTAGGACTTTGGAAGCTTCATCAGTGCTAACTCCACTGCAGCTGAGCTGACAGAAACGGCACCAGATGATATGTTAGTCTCACTGCGAACACGCTTTCCAGCAGTGATTGCATCCTTGAACATCCTGTCAATGTTCTTCCCCAATCCTCTGCTACCTTGCCCAACTCTAACAACTTGTTTAACTTGTGCAAGGATCTGTCCTTCTCCCAGGACAAGGGAGTCAAGCCCAGCTGATACTTCAAACAAATGCCGAGTAGCATCACTGTCACGAAGCATAAATAGATGCTGTCGGAGCTCTGAAACAGGAATTCCACTAGTCTGCATTTTAAACAGAATAAAGAAGCGTGTGACTGGTTGAAATAGAAAAGACACGTCCGCATCCCCAATTTCTACAGTCAAAAAGAACAACTAGAATACAAATGCAAATGCGTAAGATGAACATCACATCAAATAGCTTAATCATTGATTACCTTAGCCATCCACTCTGTCACTTCTCTAATTCCTCGATGCCAAGACAAAACCACCACATATATTTCCATTCTGTTGCAGGTACTGAGAACAGCAGCCTCTTCTACATGATTTAAACTGCAAAGCTCTTCAATAGCACGAGGCCATTGAGCCTCTGGAACAGCAAGCTTTTCACGCATTTCCACTGGAGCTGTATGAACACTAAGACCTATAACAGCTATGCTGCTTCTCTCCTTCATATATCCTAATAAGAGTAAAGcacaatattatcaaaaaaaaaaatgttgcatAACCATCACAAAGATCGACTTGCTAAAATACAGCCGTCAAATATGTGTCAAACAAGTGAATAATATCCTAATAAATGCATAATCTGATGACTGAAGTAATATCCTAG from Elaeis guineensis isolate ETL-2024a chromosome 4, EG11, whole genome shotgun sequence includes these protein-coding regions:
- the LOC105034558 gene encoding glutamyl-tRNA reductase 2, which translates into the protein MAAVSSFVASFPGPKTAPFLPRKSSNAPFSASPGFRPVPRAPVHVGNRRGRVRGSPRCDAVLDLVEARTPSRAAGVSALEQFKISVDRYMKERSSIAVIGLSVHTAPVEMREKLAVPEAQWPRAIEELCSLNHVEEAAVLSTCNRMEIYVVVLSWHRGIREVTEWMAKTSGIPVSELRQHLFMLRDSDATRHLFEVSAGLDSLVLGEGQILAQVKQVVRVGQGSRGLGKNIDRMFKDAITAGKRVRSETNISSGAVSVSSAAVELALMKLPKSYLPSARMLVIGAGKMGKLVIKHLVAKGCKRIMVVNRSVEKVDAIHEEMKDVEIIFRPFTDMLPSAAEADVVFTSTASETPLFLKEHVEGLPPVSHAIGAVRLFIDISVPRNVGSCVSYLEYARVYNVDDLKEVVEANKEDRLRRAMEAQAIITQELKRFEAWKDSLETVPTIKKLRSYADRIKASELEKCLQKIGDDALTKKMRRAIEELSSGIVNKLLHGPLQHLRCDGSDSRTLDETLKNMHALNRMFSLDTELEILEQKIKAKVEKTRS